One Brachyspira suanatina DNA segment encodes these proteins:
- a CDS encoding 50S ribosomal protein L25: protein MSENYTIKALQRDTKFKSVGRKLRNEGYALATLYGRENQYSIAVELKEFVKVFSLAGQHDIITLDIQNDKTREVLVKDYQIDGIKRSIRHIDFYEIDRNKKIKTYVPIHIEGTPEGVRLGGGTLEQVEYGLNIKAFPGSIPRELVVDVSELKVGDSLHISDIKFPEGVDPVGDASKAIVTVVTTQDDDANKGAVEV, encoded by the coding sequence ATGAGTGAGAATTATACTATTAAAGCTTTGCAAAGAGATACTAAATTTAAAAGTGTTGGTCGTAAATTGAGAAATGAAGGTTATGCTTTAGCTACTCTTTACGGCAGAGAAAATCAATACTCTATTGCTGTAGAGTTAAAAGAATTTGTTAAAGTTTTTTCTTTGGCAGGTCAGCATGATATAATCACTTTAGATATACAAAATGATAAAACAAGAGAAGTATTGGTTAAAGATTATCAAATAGACGGTATCAAAAGAAGTATAAGACATATAGATTTTTATGAAATAGATAGAAATAAAAAGATCAAAACTTATGTTCCTATTCACATTGAAGGTACTCCTGAAGGTGTTCGCTTAGGCGGAGGTACTTTAGAGCAGGTTGAATACGGTTTGAATATCAAAGCTTTCCCAGGTTCTATACCTAGAGAATTGGTTGTTGATGTTAGCGAATTAAAAGTAGGTGATAGTTTGCATATTAGTGATATAAAATTCCCAGAAGGTGTTGACCCTGTTGGTGATGCTTCTAAAGCTATTGTTACTGTTGTTACTACTCAAGATGATGACGCTAACAAAGGTGCAGTAGAAGTATAA
- a CDS encoding S-methyl-5-thioribose-1-phosphate isomerase gives MINRVDKELAFMLQFENVAWYDEGCVKILDRRVYPNKVNFVECKTHKEVSKAIADMVTQSAGPYLAVAMGMALAGYESKHLEGNDRIDYLTHACNTLANSRPTTSGRMMLITKSCLEAGTDAIKSGKDPIEAMFNRGIELSTKRYSKIKKIAENLVSMYPDKGTILTQCFGESIVGFMIQEFQKKNKDIKVVCAETRPYFQGARLTATVAYDQGADVTVITDNMVAYTMQEKKIDVFTSAADLICLNGAVVNKIGTFQIAIVAKYLGIPYFVTGAPDKGYNGLEDVHFEFRDEKLVTEAMGVKTSKEGVKGFYPAFDYTPPHLVSAVVTDLGIYSPYDVFKYYVGNDEGEY, from the coding sequence ATGATTAATAGGGTAGATAAAGAGTTAGCTTTTATGCTTCAATTTGAAAATGTAGCTTGGTATGATGAAGGATGCGTTAAAATATTAGATAGAAGAGTCTACCCTAATAAAGTTAATTTTGTAGAATGCAAAACCCATAAAGAAGTTTCAAAAGCCATAGCAGATATGGTAACTCAAAGTGCCGGCCCTTATTTAGCAGTTGCTATGGGTATGGCATTAGCTGGATATGAATCAAAGCATTTAGAAGGAAATGACAGAATAGATTATTTAACTCATGCTTGTAATACTTTGGCTAACTCCAGACCTACTACAAGCGGAAGAATGATGCTTATAACTAAATCATGTTTAGAGGCAGGTACTGATGCAATAAAATCAGGTAAAGATCCTATAGAAGCTATGTTTAACAGAGGTATAGAACTTTCTACTAAAAGATATTCAAAAATAAAAAAAATAGCAGAAAATTTAGTATCTATGTATCCTGACAAAGGAACTATACTTACTCAATGTTTCGGTGAGTCTATAGTAGGTTTTATGATACAGGAATTCCAAAAAAAGAATAAAGATATAAAGGTTGTATGTGCTGAAACAAGACCTTATTTTCAAGGTGCAAGGCTTACAGCTACAGTTGCCTATGATCAAGGGGCTGATGTTACAGTTATTACAGATAATATGGTGGCATATACTATGCAGGAAAAAAAAATAGATGTGTTTACTTCTGCTGCTGATTTAATATGTTTGAACGGTGCTGTAGTTAATAAAATAGGTACTTTCCAAATAGCAATAGTAGCAAAATATTTAGGCATACCATATTTCGTAACAGGAGCGCCAGATAAAGGCTATAATGGACTTGAAGATGTACATTTTGAATTTAGAGATGAAAAACTTGTTACTGAGGCTATGGGAGTAAAAACATCTAAGGAAGGTGTAAAAGGTTTTTATCCGGCATTTGATTATACTCCTCCTCATTTAGTTAGTGCTGTTGTAACAGATTTAGGTATTTATTCGCCTTATGATGTGTTTAAATATTATGTAGGTAATGATGAGGGAGAATATTAA
- the mtnK gene encoding S-methyl-5-thioribose kinase — protein sequence MTNFNEYFLMEEKDVLLYVKNKLKYFSQNDNITCKEIGDGNINYVYRISNGQDSIILKQAGVHTRSNSSGRILDINRNAREAEILSFYGSILPDLAPKVIFIDKVMNLFVMEDLKSFLVLRDALMKGQIYHHLQEQITDFLVETTLSTADFFMDPFTKKENVVKYTNKELCKISEELVFREPFFNVLKENVFSESLNKFVEDNLYNNKQLQLEAAKLKYEFMNNPQALIHGDLHTGSIFVDDNYIKVMDCEFAFYGPIGYDLGTIMANFIFSYVYHLYVTKDRNYTSFLFKVIDDILRLFKNKFIAKFLNESNDISVQNDYFIEYYLLEVLKTGFGICGLELLRRTTGCARVKEIESVSDTDIRGKIEYTLLNIGIECLAYRDRLSEEEKFMKFVDNIIDNIDL from the coding sequence ATGACAAATTTTAATGAATACTTTTTGATGGAAGAGAAGGATGTTTTACTTTATGTAAAAAATAAATTAAAATACTTTTCTCAAAATGATAATATAACTTGTAAAGAAATAGGCGATGGAAATATAAATTATGTATATAGAATAAGTAATGGTCAAGATTCCATAATACTTAAACAAGCAGGAGTACATACCAGAAGCAATTCATCAGGAAGAATACTAGATATTAACAGAAATGCAAGAGAGGCTGAGATTTTATCATTTTACGGCAGTATACTCCCTGATTTAGCTCCAAAAGTAATTTTTATAGATAAAGTTATGAATTTATTCGTAATGGAAGATTTGAAATCATTTCTAGTACTTAGAGATGCTTTGATGAAAGGGCAGATATATCATCATTTACAGGAACAGATAACAGACTTTTTAGTTGAAACTACATTATCAACAGCAGATTTTTTTATGGATCCTTTTACTAAGAAAGAAAATGTTGTAAAGTATACTAATAAAGAACTTTGTAAGATAAGTGAAGAACTTGTATTTAGAGAACCATTTTTTAATGTACTTAAAGAAAATGTTTTTTCTGAATCATTAAATAAATTTGTTGAGGATAATTTATATAATAATAAGCAGCTGCAATTAGAAGCGGCAAAATTAAAGTATGAATTTATGAATAATCCTCAGGCTTTAATACATGGAGATTTGCATACAGGTTCTATTTTTGTTGATGATAATTATATTAAAGTCATGGACTGTGAATTTGCCTTTTATGGACCTATAGGATATGACTTAGGTACTATTATGGCTAATTTTATATTTTCTTATGTTTATCATTTATATGTTACTAAAGATAGAAATTATACATCATTCCTTTTTAAAGTTATTGATGATATTTTAAGGCTCTTTAAAAATAAATTTATTGCTAAATTTTTAAATGAAAGTAATGATATCTCAGTACAAAATGATTATTTTATAGAATATTATTTACTTGAGGTACTTAAAACAGGATTTGGTATATGCGGTCTTGAATTATTGAGAAGAACTACAGGATGTGCAAGGGTAAAAGAAATAGAGTCTGTTTCTGATACTGATATAAGAGGTAAAATTGAATATACACTTTTGAATATAGGTATTGAATGTTTAGCTTATAGAGACAGACTTTCTGAAGAAGAAAAGTTTATGAAATTTGTGGATAATATAATTGATAATATTGATTTATAA
- a CDS encoding alkyl/aryl-sulfatase has product MNKILISILCIFLISCSSNNFNSERKDATEYTKKENEKLKNYLPFDDNTDFENAKRGFIETSDGNVSFPFISNQPAPDTVNPSLWRQAQLNNISGLFEVTPDIYQVRGFDLANITFVRGDTGWIVIDVLTTKESASKAIELFRKYKGNDPITGVIFTHSHVDHFGGIRGVIENSNIPIVAPEGFFEEAVSENLLAGNAMIRRSSYMYGGLLPKDEKGTVDAGLGKLVATGTPGIIKPNKIISKDYESFTIDGIEFQFLMAQNTEAPAEFMIYIPKYRAASSAEVMNHTLHNLSTLRGAKTRDSIVWSKAIEKSKEFLKNRTDVLFGSHHWPIWEQSNIDDFLNKHGDLYKYIHDQTLRYANMGYTPIEIAEKIQIPDNLAKEFYNRGYYGSINHDVKAVYDFYFGAWWDGNPVNLYKLPPEESAKRYVEFMGGEDNIIKMAKKSYDEGDYRWVLEVLNNVIFANPNNENARKLNADAMEQLGYQSESAVWRAYLLTGAYELRNEIDPNMKAPQTTSLDMINALSAENMFEYISVALNPDKVKDKNISILFNITDDNKYLVKIENSVLKYKKYNNENTDYTIDINMADFKKALFTKNADDLNINNKDAFNEFLSYFDTFQYWFNIVTP; this is encoded by the coding sequence ATGAATAAAATATTAATTTCAATACTTTGTATTTTTTTAATATCCTGTTCTTCTAATAATTTCAATTCCGAAAGAAAAGATGCAACAGAATATACCAAAAAAGAAAATGAAAAATTAAAAAACTATTTGCCGTTTGATGACAATACAGATTTTGAAAACGCTAAAAGAGGCTTCATTGAAACTTCTGACGGTAATGTATCCTTCCCCTTCATATCAAATCAGCCTGCCCCAGATACAGTTAATCCTTCCCTATGGAGGCAGGCACAATTAAATAATATATCAGGTTTATTTGAAGTAACACCAGATATATATCAGGTAAGAGGTTTTGATTTAGCTAATATAACTTTTGTAAGAGGAGATACTGGTTGGATTGTAATAGATGTACTGACAACAAAAGAATCAGCATCTAAAGCAATAGAATTATTTAGAAAGTATAAAGGAAATGATCCAATAACAGGAGTAATATTTACACATTCTCATGTTGATCATTTTGGAGGAATAAGAGGAGTCATTGAAAACAGTAATATACCTATTGTGGCACCTGAGGGATTTTTTGAAGAAGCTGTATCAGAAAATCTTTTAGCAGGCAATGCTATGATCAGACGTTCTTCTTATATGTACGGAGGACTTTTACCAAAAGATGAAAAAGGTACAGTTGATGCAGGACTTGGTAAATTAGTTGCAACTGGAACTCCCGGTATTATAAAACCAAATAAAATAATATCTAAAGATTATGAATCATTCACAATTGACGGAATAGAGTTTCAATTTTTAATGGCACAAAATACAGAAGCACCTGCAGAGTTTATGATTTATATACCAAAATACAGAGCTGCATCAAGTGCTGAAGTAATGAATCATACACTTCATAATTTATCAACATTAAGAGGAGCAAAGACAAGAGATTCTATTGTATGGTCTAAAGCTATAGAGAAATCAAAAGAATTCTTAAAAAACAGAACTGATGTATTATTCGGTTCGCATCACTGGCCTATATGGGAACAAAGCAATATAGATGATTTTCTAAATAAACATGGAGATTTATATAAATATATTCATGATCAAACTTTAAGATATGCCAATATGGGATACACTCCTATAGAGATAGCAGAAAAAATACAGATACCGGACAATTTAGCAAAAGAATTCTATAACAGAGGTTATTATGGTTCTATAAATCATGATGTAAAAGCTGTTTATGATTTTTATTTCGGTGCTTGGTGGGACGGAAATCCTGTTAATTTATATAAACTTCCTCCTGAAGAATCAGCAAAAAGATATGTTGAGTTTATGGGCGGAGAAGATAATATAATAAAAATGGCTAAAAAATCTTATGATGAAGGCGATTACAGATGGGTTCTTGAAGTACTCAATAATGTAATCTTTGCTAATCCTAATAATGAAAATGCAAGAAAACTCAATGCAGATGCTATGGAACAATTAGGATATCAAAGTGAATCTGCTGTTTGGAGGGCTTATTTACTTACTGGTGCTTATGAACTTAGAAATGAAATAGATCCAAATATGAAAGCTCCTCAAACTACATCATTAGATATGATAAATGCATTATCTGCTGAAAACATGTTTGAATATATATCAGTTGCTTTGAATCCTGATAAAGTAAAAGATAAAAATATTTCAATACTTTTCAATATCACAGATGATAATAAATATCTTGTAAAAATAGAAAACTCTGTATTAAAATATAAAAAATATAATAATGAAAATACTGACTATACAATAGATATTAACATGGCAGATTTTAAAAAGGCATTATTTACTAAGAATGCTGATGATTTAAATATTAACAATAAAGATGCATTTAACGAGTTTTTATCCTACTTTGACACTTTCCAATATTGGTTTAACATAGTTACACCTTAA
- a CDS encoding ribose-phosphate diphosphokinase yields the protein MGITDEILILSGTANPQLAEDVVKNLGLKLGNMEIRKFADGETFVRVEETVRNKDTYVIQPTGRPSSSENWMELYCIIDALKRASAKRITAVIPYYGYSRQDRKNEPRVPITAKLVANLLSEAGAHRVLALDLHAAQIQGFFDIPVDHMLSKHVFLDKIKKDLDMSNSIIVSPDIGGVGRARAIAKQLNLDIAIIDKRRDRANECEVMNIIGDVNGKDAIIIDDIIDTGGTLIKSMQALKKAGMRRIYVFITHAVCSGDVYERINASDIEKLYITDSLKVMKDRLGSKIEVLSVAPVIADAIRHIHMELSISVLFDK from the coding sequence ATGGGAATAACAGACGAAATATTAATTTTAAGCGGTACAGCAAATCCTCAATTGGCAGAAGATGTTGTTAAGAATCTTGGGCTTAAATTAGGTAATATGGAAATACGTAAGTTTGCTGACGGTGAAACTTTTGTTAGAGTAGAAGAAACAGTCAGAAATAAAGATACTTATGTAATACAGCCTACCGGACGTCCTTCTAGTAGTGAAAATTGGATGGAGCTTTACTGTATTATAGATGCTTTAAAAAGAGCTAGTGCTAAAAGAATTACAGCTGTTATTCCGTATTATGGTTATTCTAGACAAGATAGAAAGAATGAACCTAGGGTGCCTATAACTGCTAAATTAGTTGCTAATCTTTTATCGGAGGCTGGAGCTCATAGAGTTTTGGCTTTAGATTTGCATGCAGCACAAATACAAGGTTTTTTTGATATCCCTGTAGATCATATGCTTTCAAAACATGTTTTCTTGGATAAAATAAAAAAAGATCTTGATATGTCTAACTCTATTATTGTTTCTCCAGATATAGGAGGAGTAGGAAGAGCTAGAGCTATAGCTAAACAATTAAATCTTGATATAGCTATTATAGATAAAAGAAGAGACAGAGCTAATGAATGCGAAGTAATGAATATTATAGGCGACGTTAATGGCAAAGATGCTATTATTATAGACGATATAATAGATACAGGCGGTACTCTTATAAAAAGTATGCAGGCTTTGAAAAAAGCTGGTATGAGAAGAATATATGTGTTTATAACTCATGCCGTATGTTCTGGTGACGTTTATGAGAGAATTAATGCCAGTGATATAGAAAAGCTTTATATAACAGATAGTTTGAAAGTTATGAAAGACAGATTAGGCAGCAAAATAGAAGTTCTTTCAGTTGCTCCTGTTATTGCTGATGCTATCAGGCATATACATATGGAGCTTTCTATAAGTGTTCTATTTGATAAGTAA
- a CDS encoding TetR/AcrR family transcriptional regulator, giving the protein MKKMKKVTRKEQAEQTKKKIVDTTMNLLKEHSLNDLQIKDICTNADISIGNFYHYFTNKQEIIFYIFNTNAELYKEKILSKDKTNSYKDILYAFKEFSKLVAELGGDLILEIFNYSIMNRNNALLSKDAFFYNHILSLVDSLKKSNLVIYDDSAEAITKRLIVFFRGFFYEWALSNSNFNLVKETEKEMKLYLSLFIKIDD; this is encoded by the coding sequence ATGAAAAAGATGAAAAAAGTAACAAGAAAAGAACAAGCAGAGCAAACAAAGAAAAAAATAGTAGATACCACAATGAATTTATTGAAAGAACATTCATTAAATGATCTTCAAATTAAAGATATTTGTACTAATGCTGATATATCTATAGGAAATTTTTATCATTATTTCACTAATAAGCAGGAAATAATATTTTATATTTTCAATACTAATGCTGAACTATATAAAGAAAAAATATTATCAAAGGATAAAACTAATTCTTATAAAGATATATTATATGCTTTTAAAGAATTTTCTAAATTGGTTGCAGAGTTAGGCGGAGATTTAATACTTGAAATATTTAATTATAGCATTATGAATAGGAATAATGCTTTATTATCAAAAGATGCTTTTTTTTATAATCATATTTTATCTTTGGTTGATTCATTAAAAAAATCTAATTTAGTTATATATGATGATAGTGCAGAGGCTATAACTAAAAGGCTTATAGTGTTTTTTAGGGGATTTTTTTATGAATGGGCTTTATCGAATAGTAATTTTAATCTTGTTAAAGAAACTGAAAAAGAAATGAAATTATATTTATCTTTGTTTATAAAAATAGATGATTAA
- a CDS encoding dipeptidase — protein MIFDAHSDIWTDVAVKTFKGENNIIKKYHYNNMIKGKIGGSIFVIWTEPKHYNRALERVREIQNSINKELEYINDIILIAKNYDDIIKAQKENKLYIFIGFEGLISIDDNIDLIDEYYNYGARHASLTWNEENKLATGVRGDSSRGLTQLGKKAVKKMQDKGMIVDVSHLNDKSFFDVIDITSSPIIASHSNSRVLCNSMRNLTDEQLKAIRDVNGVIGFNSYKGFIDENKEKQNINRGIDHIKYIADKIGIDHIGIGFDYNEYFEDEDAPYIKGLENASKSYDIIIKLKEAGFNDDEIEKIEYKNFHRIIKEIVK, from the coding sequence ATGATTTTCGATGCTCATTCTGATATATGGACTGATGTCGCTGTAAAAACTTTCAAAGGTGAAAATAATATTATAAAAAAGTATCATTATAATAATATGATAAAAGGTAAAATAGGAGGGTCTATATTTGTAATATGGACTGAACCTAAACATTATAACAGAGCATTGGAAAGAGTAAGAGAAATTCAAAACTCAATAAATAAAGAACTTGAGTATATTAATGATATTATATTAATAGCAAAAAACTATGATGATATTATAAAAGCACAGAAAGAAAATAAATTATATATATTCATAGGATTTGAAGGTCTTATATCTATAGATGATAATATTGATTTGATAGATGAATATTATAATTATGGAGCAAGACATGCTAGTCTTACTTGGAATGAAGAAAATAAATTAGCTACAGGAGTTAGAGGAGATTCTTCAAGAGGATTAACTCAATTAGGAAAAAAAGCTGTAAAAAAAATGCAGGATAAAGGCATGATAGTTGATGTATCTCACTTAAATGATAAATCTTTCTTTGATGTTATAGATATTACATCCTCGCCTATTATAGCATCTCATTCTAATTCCAGAGTATTATGCAATAGCATGAGAAATCTTACAGATGAGCAGTTAAAAGCTATAAGAGATGTAAATGGTGTTATAGGGTTTAATTCTTACAAAGGCTTCATCGATGAAAACAAAGAAAAACAGAATATAAACAGAGGTATAGACCATATAAAATATATAGCCGATAAAATAGGCATAGATCATATAGGAATTGGTTTTGATTATAATGAATATTTTGAAGATGAGGATGCTCCTTATATAAAAGGCTTAGAAAATGCCTCAAAATCTTATGATATTATAATCAAATTAAAAGAAGCTGGTTTCAATGATGATGAAATAGAAAAGATAGAATATAAAAATTTCCATAGAATCATAAAAGAAATAGTAAAATAA
- a CDS encoding FAD-dependent oxidoreductase has translation MKVIVIGCNHAGTWAVKTLKATDPNCQVVTYDRNDNISFLACGIALWVGGVVKDPKGLFYASPESLKSEGIEVHMGHDVTKIDWANKKLYVKELKTGKEFEDTYDKLILATGSWPVTPPIEGLKQEGTTYGLKKGIFFSKLYQQGQDIIDEIAKPEVKKVMVVGAGYIGVELIEAFKNHGKEVILMEALPRVMGNYFDKEITDEAEKRIKEAGIEMHLGETVKKFEGDDRVKKVVTDKGSYEVDMVVMSVGFRPNNELYKDYLETLPNGAIVVDTTMKTTKDPDVYAIGDCATVYSRASEKQEYIALATNAVRMGIVAANNALGKHVEYCGTQGSNAICVFGYNMASTGWSEETAKKKGLKVKSNFFKDAERPEFMPTYEDVLVKIIYEEDSRRLLGAQIASKHNHAEAIHAFSLAIQNGMTVDQFALSDFFFLPHYNKPLSWMTMVAYTAK, from the coding sequence ATGAAAGTTATTGTAATAGGCTGTAACCATGCTGGTACATGGGCAGTAAAAACTTTAAAAGCTACAGATCCTAATTGTCAAGTAGTTACTTATGATAGAAACGATAATATATCTTTCTTAGCCTGCGGTATTGCACTTTGGGTTGGAGGAGTAGTTAAAGATCCTAAAGGTTTATTCTATGCTAGTCCTGAAAGCTTGAAATCTGAAGGCATTGAGGTTCATATGGGACATGATGTTACTAAAATAGATTGGGCTAACAAGAAATTATACGTAAAAGAGCTAAAAACAGGAAAAGAGTTTGAAGACACTTACGATAAACTTATTCTTGCTACTGGTTCTTGGCCTGTAACTCCTCCTATTGAAGGATTAAAACAAGAAGGAACTACTTATGGTCTTAAAAAAGGTATTTTCTTCTCTAAACTTTACCAGCAAGGACAAGATATTATCGATGAAATAGCTAAACCAGAAGTTAAAAAAGTTATGGTAGTTGGTGCTGGATATATAGGCGTTGAACTTATAGAAGCATTCAAAAATCATGGTAAAGAAGTTATCTTAATGGAAGCTTTACCTAGAGTTATGGGTAATTACTTTGATAAAGAAATCACTGATGAAGCTGAAAAAAGAATCAAAGAAGCTGGCATAGAAATGCATTTAGGTGAAACTGTTAAGAAATTTGAAGGTGATGACAGAGTTAAAAAAGTTGTTACTGACAAAGGTTCTTACGAGGTAGATATGGTTGTTATGTCTGTTGGTTTCAGACCTAATAATGAACTTTATAAAGATTATTTAGAAACTTTACCTAATGGCGCTATAGTAGTAGATACTACTATGAAAACTACTAAAGATCCTGATGTTTATGCTATCGGTGACTGCGCTACTGTATATTCAAGAGCTTCTGAAAAACAAGAATATATTGCTTTAGCTACTAATGCTGTAAGAATGGGTATTGTTGCTGCTAATAACGCTTTAGGAAAACATGTTGAATATTGCGGTACTCAAGGTTCTAATGCTATTTGCGTATTTGGATACAATATGGCTTCTACTGGTTGGTCTGAAGAAACTGCTAAGAAAAAAGGATTAAAAGTAAAATCTAATTTCTTCAAAGATGCTGAAAGACCAGAATTCATGCCTACTTATGAAGATGTTTTAGTAAAAATCATTTATGAAGAAGACAGCAGACGTTTATTAGGTGCTCAAATAGCTTCTAAACATAATCATGCTGAAGCTATTCATGCATTCTCTCTTGCTATACAAAATGGTATGACTGTTGATCAATTTGCATTATCAGATTTCTTCTTCCTACCTCACTACAACAAACCATTATCTTGGATGACTATGGTTGCTTATACTGCTAAATAA
- a CDS encoding ECF transporter S component, whose protein sequence is MRKKITYDITIMVIGIAANIIMGHLIIILKIPFLFMDSAGTILTAVMLGPIYSAVVGIATNFIISMTIDYVNLHFAIVNVVIGLTAGVIARKYDFSKIKVAIISGIIIGIVSAIVSLPIVIIAAKGVTNKPIDNFIQVIHNSGKSFIISVTITTISSSMIDKILSSILVTTSIKSIPFLSKENNHHYHYK, encoded by the coding sequence ATGAGAAAAAAGATTACATATGATATTACTATAATGGTAATTGGTATTGCAGCGAATATTATAATGGGACATTTAATAATAATACTAAAAATACCATTTTTATTTATGGATTCTGCCGGTACAATATTGACTGCTGTTATGCTTGGACCTATATACAGTGCTGTTGTAGGTATTGCCACAAATTTCATTATTTCCATGACAATAGACTATGTTAATTTGCATTTTGCGATAGTAAACGTTGTTATAGGCTTAACAGCTGGAGTAATAGCAAGAAAATATGATTTTTCAAAAATAAAAGTTGCAATTATATCAGGAATAATAATAGGAATAGTTTCAGCTATTGTATCATTACCTATAGTGATAATTGCCGCTAAAGGAGTTACCAATAAGCCAATAGATAACTTTATCCAAGTTATTCATAATAGTGGAAAAAGTTTTATTATATCTGTAACTATAACTACAATATCAAGCTCTATGATAGATAAGATATTATCTTCCATATTAGTAACAACATCCATTAAATCAATACCTTTTTTAAGCAAGGAAAATAATCATCATTATCATTATAAATAA
- the queA gene encoding tRNA preQ1(34) S-adenosylmethionine ribosyltransferase-isomerase QueA, translated as MIDYLNKETYNFYLPENLIATTPNYERDHCKLMILNKFTGEIEHKIFSDIINYLNKDDILVLNDSKVIPARIYAKKNTGGNVEILLLNKFNNDETTWECLIKGKNIKEKDILYLNYSHLENVGDIEALIEKDNISTKIIKFSKPLTSEILDAIGKVPLPPYIIQSRKKKGEEEYNDKDKEFYQNVYAKNEGSIASPTSGLHFTKELLEKIKSMGITVCYVTLHVGFSTFNPLKEDDLRNHVMHEEKFIIPKESYDIIINAKKDGRRVVSCGTTVARVLESEYDNYYFKRMEGSTDIFIYPPYKFKCVDALITNFHTPHSTLLAMVSAFAGYDNIMNAYKTAVENNYRFFSYGDAMFMY; from the coding sequence ATGATAGATTATTTAAATAAAGAAACCTATAATTTTTATTTACCTGAAAATTTAATAGCTACAACTCCTAATTATGAAAGGGATCATTGTAAGTTAATGATATTAAATAAATTTACAGGAGAAATTGAGCATAAAATTTTTTCTGATATAATTAATTATCTTAATAAAGATGATATTTTGGTATTAAATGACAGTAAGGTAATACCTGCTAGAATATATGCTAAAAAAAATACAGGCGGTAATGTAGAAATATTGCTTCTTAATAAATTCAATAATGATGAAACTACTTGGGAATGTTTAATAAAAGGTAAGAATATAAAAGAAAAAGATATATTATATTTGAATTATTCTCATTTAGAAAATGTTGGAGATATTGAGGCATTAATAGAAAAGGATAATATATCAACTAAAATAATAAAATTTTCAAAACCATTAACAAGTGAAATTTTAGATGCTATAGGTAAAGTTCCACTTCCTCCATATATTATTCAAAGCAGAAAAAAGAAAGGCGAAGAAGAATACAATGATAAAGACAAAGAATTTTATCAGAATGTATATGCCAAAAATGAGGGAAGTATTGCTTCTCCTACATCAGGACTTCATTTTACTAAAGAACTTTTAGAGAAAATAAAGTCTATGGGAATTACTGTTTGTTATGTTACATTGCATGTAGGCTTTTCAACTTTTAATCCTTTAAAAGAAGATGATTTACGTAATCATGTTATGCATGAAGAGAAATTTATAATACCAAAAGAAAGTTATGATATAATAATCAATGCCAAGAAAGATGGTAGGAGAGTTGTGTCATGCGGAACTACTGTTGCAAGAGTTTTAGAAAGCGAATACGATAATTATTATTTTAAAAGAATGGAAGGCTCTACTGATATATTTATTTATCCGCCTTATAAGTTTAAATGCGTTGATGCTTTGATTACTAATTTTCACACACCTCATTCTACATTGCTTGCTATGGTAAGTGCTTTTGCAGGTTATGACAATATAATGAATGCCTATAAAACAGCGGTAGAAAATAATTACAGATTTTTTTCTTACGGCGACGCTATGTTTATGTATTAA